The proteins below are encoded in one region of Deltaproteobacteria bacterium:
- the lpxB gene encoding lipid-A-disaccharide synthase, with product MSAAPGKVPAAVATPIRILLVAGEASGDLHGAALVSALRTAAPAIEVSGVGGQHLRAAGMNVLVDTAHVATMGLTETLGTLGRLLGTYRRLLRFLDEQRPALLILVDYPEFNLLLARQAKRRGIAVFYFIGPQVWAWRRGRVRKIAARVDRMAVVFPFEPELYNRDGRRLAEFVGHPLLDRVGTTRPRDETLRRHGLDPQRRTLAILPGSRKKEIRYLLEPSLGAAQRLVAEDGWQAVIALAPTLTIADLQHALGRELPVPVALDDTYNVVSAADAALVASGTATVETALLGCPMVIMYRVSALTFAVARRLVDVEFIGMPNIICGRAVFPELIQEEVTPAALVAAVRALAGQATEQRAALATVRERLGQPGAAQRAAAMVLELLR from the coding sequence ATGAGCGCCGCGCCGGGGAAGGTGCCGGCAGCGGTGGCCACACCGATACGGATTTTGTTGGTTGCGGGCGAGGCCTCGGGTGATCTGCACGGCGCGGCGCTGGTGAGCGCGCTGCGCACGGCCGCGCCGGCGATCGAAGTATCGGGTGTCGGCGGCCAACACTTGCGCGCCGCCGGCATGAACGTGCTGGTGGATACCGCGCACGTGGCCACCATGGGTCTGACCGAGACCCTCGGCACCCTCGGCCGGCTCCTGGGAACCTATCGCCGGTTGCTGCGGTTTCTCGACGAACAGCGGCCGGCGCTGTTGATTCTGGTCGACTATCCGGAGTTCAACCTCTTACTGGCGCGCCAAGCCAAACGCCGCGGCATTGCGGTCTTCTACTTCATCGGCCCGCAGGTGTGGGCCTGGCGGCGCGGGCGCGTGCGCAAAATTGCCGCCCGTGTCGATCGCATGGCGGTGGTCTTTCCGTTCGAGCCCGAGCTCTACAATCGCGACGGCCGGCGGCTGGCGGAGTTCGTCGGCCACCCGTTGCTCGATCGCGTCGGCACCACCCGGCCGCGGGACGAAACCCTGCGGCGCCACGGCCTTGATCCGCAGCGGCGCACGCTGGCCATTCTGCCGGGCAGCCGCAAGAAGGAGATCCGCTACTTGCTCGAACCCAGCCTGGGTGCCGCCCAAAGGCTGGTGGCCGAGGATGGCTGGCAGGCGGTAATCGCGCTGGCGCCGACGCTTACGATCGCTGATCTGCAGCACGCGCTCGGGCGGGAGCTGCCGGTGCCGGTGGCGCTGGATGACACCTACAACGTGGTCAGTGCCGCCGACGCCGCGCTGGTGGCCTCGGGAACCGCGACGGTGGAGACGGCGCTGCTGGGTTGTCCGATGGTCATCATGTACCGCGTCTCGGCGCTGACCTTTGCCGTGGCCCGCCGCCTGGTCGACGTCGAGTTCATTGGCATGCCGAACATCATTTGCGGGCGCGCCGTCTTTCCCGAACTGATCCAGGAGGAAGTCACACCCGCGGCCTTGGTGGCGGCGGTGCGCGCTCTGGCAGGGCAGGCGACCGAGCAGCGGGCCGCTCTGGCTACCGTGCGTGAGCGGCTGGGGCAGCCGGGGGCAGCGCAACGGGCGGCGGCTATGGTATTGGAGCTGCTGCGATGA
- the msbA gene encoding lipid A export permease/ATP-binding protein MsbA, with translation MSSLYRRLLVYLRPYAWPHFTLAVICMVLYSATNGVMPFLVRHIFDDVFTNKDQFALRLLPGVIIATFVARGLFAYGHTYLTEYVGQRIIADLRNRLNDHIQHLSLAFFNRTPTGTIISRITNDVALVRSALTDAVASILKDATSLIVLVAVAFYQDWLLSLIAFIVFPAAVLPVIRLSKRLRGFSKKGQVSMGNLTVLLQETVQGNRVVKAFGMEGYEQRRFAQENQRLFKVSMKATRIRAFTNPMMEILAAFGIAGVVWYGGQSVIAGERTQGAFLAFLTALFLLYDPFKALAKTNNVVQQGLAAAERVFELLDTETAVPDNPNGAELGLVREGIGFEHVGFRYDHDMVLKDVNLVIDRGQLIALVGPSGGGKSTLADLVLRFYDVTEGAIRIDGVDLRQYCLASLRAQIALVTQHTFLFNDTVRNNIAYGSIECGMDAIIAAAKAAHAHDFITELPDGYDTVIGELGFKLSGGQRQRLAIARALLKNAPILVLDEATSALDNESERLVQMALEALMVGRTTLVIAHRLSTIRRADRIVVLSGGRVVEEGTHDELLALNAEYRKLHDLQFEEPEPPGSKILH, from the coding sequence ATGAGCAGCCTCTACCGCCGTTTGCTGGTCTACCTGCGGCCGTACGCCTGGCCGCATTTCACCCTGGCGGTGATTTGCATGGTGCTCTACAGCGCCACCAACGGCGTGATGCCGTTCCTCGTCCGCCACATCTTCGATGACGTGTTCACCAACAAAGACCAGTTCGCGCTGCGGCTGCTACCCGGCGTCATCATCGCTACCTTCGTGGCCCGCGGGCTGTTCGCCTACGGCCACACCTACCTCACCGAGTATGTCGGCCAGCGCATCATCGCCGACCTGCGCAACCGCCTCAACGATCACATCCAGCACCTGTCGCTCGCCTTCTTCAACCGCACGCCGACCGGGACCATCATTTCCCGCATCACCAACGACGTGGCGCTGGTGCGCTCCGCCCTCACCGACGCGGTGGCCTCGATCCTCAAGGATGCCACCTCGCTGATCGTGCTGGTGGCGGTGGCTTTCTACCAGGACTGGCTCTTGTCGCTGATCGCCTTCATCGTGTTTCCGGCCGCGGTGCTACCGGTTATCCGCTTGTCGAAGCGGCTGCGCGGTTTTAGCAAAAAAGGGCAGGTGTCGATGGGCAACCTGACCGTGCTGTTGCAGGAGACGGTGCAGGGCAATCGGGTGGTCAAAGCCTTCGGCATGGAGGGCTACGAGCAGCGCCGCTTTGCGCAGGAGAACCAGCGGCTGTTCAAGGTGTCGATGAAAGCCACGCGGATTCGCGCCTTCACCAACCCGATGATGGAGATCCTGGCGGCGTTCGGTATCGCCGGCGTGGTCTGGTACGGCGGCCAGAGCGTGATCGCCGGCGAGCGCACGCAGGGCGCCTTCCTGGCTTTCTTGACCGCGCTATTCCTGCTCTATGATCCCTTCAAGGCTCTGGCCAAGACCAACAACGTGGTGCAGCAGGGGCTGGCGGCGGCCGAGCGGGTGTTCGAACTGCTCGATACCGAGACCGCCGTGCCCGATAACCCCAACGGGGCCGAGCTCGGGCTGGTGCGCGAGGGCATCGGCTTCGAGCATGTCGGCTTTCGCTACGACCACGACATGGTGCTGAAGGACGTCAACCTGGTGATTGACCGCGGCCAATTGATCGCACTGGTCGGGCCCAGCGGTGGCGGCAAGAGTACGTTGGCCGACCTGGTCTTGAGGTTTTACGACGTAACTGAAGGTGCGATAAGAATCGACGGCGTCGACCTGCGGCAATACTGCCTGGCCAGCCTGCGTGCGCAGATCGCCTTGGTGACGCAGCACACCTTTCTCTTCAACGACACCGTGCGCAACAACATCGCCTATGGCAGTATCGAGTGCGGTATGGACGCGATCATCGCCGCCGCCAAAGCCGCCCACGCGCACGACTTCATCACGGAGCTGCCCGACGGCTATGACACGGTGATCGGCGAGCTCGGCTTCAAGCTCTCCGGCGGCCAACGCCAGCGCCTGGCCATCGCGCGGGCGCTGCTCAAGAACGCGCCCATCTTGGTGCTCGACGAGGCCACCTCGGCACTCGATAACGAGTCGGAGCGCCTGGTGCAGATGGCGTTGGAGGCGCTGATGGTGGGGCGCACCACCCTGGTCATCGCTCACCGGCTGTCGACCATCCGGCGGGCCGATCGCATCGTGGTGCTCTCCGGCGGCCGCGTGGTGGAGGAGGGTACGCACGACGAATTGCTGGCGCTCAACGCCGAGTACCGCAAGCTGCACGACCTGCAATTCGAGGAGCCCGAGCCGCCCGGGTCGAAGATCCTGCACTGA
- a CDS encoding lysophospholipid acyltransferase family protein: MQFRRVWRKRRLELAVAVAPALLSGALRLLAKTVRVEYRNAERLFDGWARGERVIIAFWHNRAVLMPAAYRGAKMCVINSQSRDGEIATRALARWGIRSVRGSATRGGVAGFLQLVAAYREGYDLAVVPDGPRGPCYVVKPGVIHLAKTTGAPIVPVSYAAAWQARVRSWDRLIIPLPFSRVVIVVGTPIQLDRHASEGEIERQRQALEERLKAITAEAEAGVAGVR, translated from the coding sequence ATGCAGTTCCGGCGAGTGTGGCGCAAGCGGCGGCTCGAGCTGGCGGTGGCCGTGGCCCCCGCGCTGCTGAGCGGGGCGTTGCGGCTGTTGGCCAAGACCGTGCGCGTCGAGTACCGCAATGCCGAGCGCTTGTTTGACGGCTGGGCGCGGGGAGAGCGCGTGATCATCGCCTTCTGGCATAACCGCGCGGTGTTGATGCCGGCAGCGTATCGCGGCGCGAAGATGTGTGTGATTAACAGCCAAAGCCGCGACGGCGAGATTGCCACTCGGGCGCTGGCGCGCTGGGGCATTCGCTCGGTGCGGGGCTCGGCCACGCGCGGAGGCGTGGCCGGCTTCCTGCAGCTGGTTGCGGCCTACCGCGAGGGCTACGACTTGGCGGTGGTGCCGGACGGCCCGCGCGGTCCGTGCTACGTGGTCAAGCCGGGCGTGATCCATCTGGCCAAGACCACCGGCGCGCCGATCGTCCCGGTCAGCTACGCGGCGGCGTGGCAGGCCCGCGTGCGCAGCTGGGATCGACTCATCATTCCGCTGCCGTTTTCGCGGGTGGTGATAGTTGTCGGGACGCCGATTCAGCTCGATCGTCACGCGAGCGAGGGGGAGATCGAACGGCAGCGACAAGCACTAGAAGAGCGGCTGAAGGCAATCACCGCCGAGGCCGAAGCGGGCGTGGCGGGGGTGAGGTGA
- a CDS encoding 3-deoxy-D-manno-octulosonic acid transferase (catalyzes the transfer of 2-keto-3-deoxy-D-manno-octulosonic acid to lipid A), with the protein MTTCALSRVAYDCAGVVASAAVVPALPVIALTRYGHGLSERLGVLSPAVRALAGQGVVWLHAASVGEVLAAGPLIEALHRQRRAAIVMSTTSLTGRERARALPGVAAVMLLPVDLRWVVARVMRLLAPRALVIMETEIWPALLHAAADYGVPAVVVSGRVSERAAARYAWVRPIVRASLRRVAAFAMQTEADAARIIALGAPSERVRVVGSLKYARGVPAAVPDGLRQLDGLARRPVLIAASTQPGEEQFVLNACGAVWAAHPDCLLVLAPRRPERFDEVEQLLVQAGVRHQRRSRLGRCVQPQTQVLLIDSVGELPGLLSLASSVFVGGTVAPLGGHNVLEPAAAGVAVCFGPHTENVAEAAAALLCRGGGTLTREARELGAAWVRALAEPEAARARGRQALAVVQARSAVVAETLALVEAVLR; encoded by the coding sequence ATGACTACCTGCGCGCTCAGCCGGGTGGCGTACGACTGTGCCGGTGTCGTAGCTTCGGCGGCGGTGGTACCAGCACTGCCGGTGATAGCATTGACGCGCTACGGGCATGGGCTAAGCGAACGCCTGGGCGTCTTGTCGCCGGCGGTACGGGCGCTGGCGGGCCAAGGGGTGGTTTGGCTGCATGCCGCCTCGGTGGGCGAGGTGCTGGCGGCCGGGCCGCTGATCGAGGCGCTGCACCGGCAGCGGCGTGCTGCCATCGTGATGTCCACCACCAGCCTGACCGGGCGCGAGCGCGCCCGCGCGCTGCCGGGGGTAGCGGCGGTGATGCTGCTACCGGTCGATCTGCGCTGGGTTGTCGCCCGGGTTATGCGGCTGCTCGCTCCGCGTGCCCTGGTGATCATGGAGACCGAGATCTGGCCGGCGCTGCTGCACGCCGCCGCCGATTACGGGGTGCCGGCGGTCGTGGTCAGCGGCCGCGTCTCCGAGCGGGCGGCGGCCCGCTACGCTTGGGTGCGGCCGATCGTGCGCGCCAGCCTGCGGCGCGTGGCCGCCTTCGCCATGCAAACCGAGGCCGACGCCGCTCGCATCATTGCCCTGGGGGCTCCGAGCGAGCGCGTGCGAGTTGTCGGCAGCTTGAAATACGCCCGCGGCGTGCCGGCGGCCGTCCCGGACGGGTTACGTCAGCTCGACGGTCTGGCGCGGCGGCCGGTGCTGATCGCGGCCAGTACACAACCGGGCGAAGAACAATTTGTGCTGAACGCCTGTGGGGCGGTGTGGGCGGCGCACCCGGACTGCTTGCTGGTGCTGGCCCCGCGCCGACCGGAGCGCTTCGACGAGGTCGAGCAGTTGCTGGTGCAGGCGGGGGTGCGCCACCAGCGGCGTAGCCGCTTGGGGCGGTGCGTGCAGCCGCAGACGCAAGTGCTGCTGATCGACTCGGTCGGTGAGCTGCCCGGCCTGCTGAGTCTGGCAAGCTCGGTGTTCGTCGGCGGCACGGTGGCGCCGCTGGGCGGCCACAACGTGCTCGAACCGGCGGCCGCGGGCGTGGCGGTGTGCTTTGGGCCGCATACCGAAAACGTCGCTGAGGCGGCGGCCGCACTGCTGTGCCGCGGTGGCGGCACGCTCACACGCGAGGCGCGGGAACTCGGCGCCGCCTGGGTGCGAGCGCTGGCCGAACCGGAAGCGGCGCGGGCCAGGGGCCGCCAGGCGCTGGCGGTGGTGCAGGCGCGCTCGGCGGTGGTGGCCGAGACGCTGGCGCTGGTGGAGGCGGTGCTGCGATGA
- the lpxK gene encoding tetraacyldisaccharide 4'-kinase: MSVRQRVRESVWPRRGLGGWAGYLALRPLAGLFGLGVGARNLAYRAGLLRVSRAPLPVVSVGNLTVGGTGKTPMTLWLAQALARRGWRPAILLRGYGGRADGVTLVSDGSGLQATVAEVGDEAVMLARRFAGVVLAARRRLDGARRAAELGCSILLLDDGFQHRALARDFDLVLVHDANGSLLPAGPNRERPSALRRAHAIAVAATERAGAALPRGAAGTPVFSVRFEATALVSSDGGVWRERPLAELTGRRVAAVAGIGSPERFYQLLHQWEALLEEIIEYPDHYAYSKADWQEISRRTRNMDLVITTEKDLVKLEVFPFARGKLVALRITAAIERGEELVDLIEARAGATGTAEGGRHGNQ, translated from the coding sequence ATGAGCGTGAGGCAGCGCGTGCGCGAGTCGGTGTGGCCGCGCCGCGGCCTGGGCGGCTGGGCCGGCTACCTGGCGCTGCGCCCGCTCGCGGGCCTGTTCGGTCTCGGCGTCGGTGCCCGCAACTTGGCCTATCGCGCCGGGCTGCTGCGCGTCAGCCGCGCGCCATTACCTGTTGTTAGTGTAGGTAACTTGACGGTTGGAGGAACGGGCAAGACGCCGATGACGCTGTGGCTGGCCCAGGCGCTGGCGCGGCGGGGCTGGCGTCCGGCGATCTTGCTGCGCGGCTACGGCGGCCGGGCCGATGGCGTGACCCTGGTGTCTGACGGCAGCGGGCTGCAAGCCACGGTTGCCGAGGTCGGGGACGAAGCCGTCATGCTGGCGCGGCGCTTTGCCGGCGTGGTGCTGGCGGCGCGCCGGCGGCTCGATGGAGCGCGGCGAGCCGCCGAGTTGGGTTGCTCGATCTTGTTGCTCGACGACGGCTTTCAGCACCGCGCCTTGGCGCGCGATTTCGACCTGGTCTTGGTGCACGACGCCAACGGTTCGCTGTTGCCGGCCGGGCCGAATCGCGAGCGGCCGAGCGCCCTGCGCCGGGCGCACGCGATCGCGGTAGCGGCGACGGAGCGCGCCGGCGCGGCGCTGCCCCGCGGCGCTGCGGGCACGCCGGTGTTCAGCGTCCGCTTCGAGGCCACCGCACTGGTGAGTTCGGACGGCGGCGTCTGGCGCGAGCGCCCGCTGGCGGAGTTGACCGGGCGGCGCGTGGCGGCGGTTGCCGGCATCGGCTCGCCCGAGCGGTTCTACCAGCTGCTGCATCAATGGGAGGCGCTGCTGGAGGAGATCATCGAGTATCCCGATCACTACGCCTACAGCAAGGCCGATTGGCAAGAGATCTCGCGCCGCACTCGCAACATGGATCTCGTCATCACCACCGAAAAGGACCTGGTCAAGTTGGAGGTTTTCCCCTTTGCCAGGGGTAAACTGGTTGCGCTACGGATAACCGCGGCGATCGAACGTGGTGAGGAACTAGTGGACCTGATAGAGGCGCGTGCGGGAGCGACCGGCACGGCAGAAGGAGGAAGGCATGGCAATCAGTAA
- a CDS encoding Trm112 family protein: MAISKELLDILACPKCKGDVHLTEKQDGLVCNACKLLYPIKDDIPIMLIDEAIRLES, encoded by the coding sequence ATGGCAATCAGTAAGGAGTTGCTCGACATCTTGGCTTGCCCCAAGTGCAAGGGCGACGTTCATCTGACCGAGAAGCAAGACGGCCTGGTGTGCAACGCTTGCAAGCTGCTCTACCCGATTAAAGACGACATTCCGATCATGCTGATCGACGAGGCGATTCGGCTCGAGTCCTGA
- a CDS encoding glycosyltransferase — protein MHIVHVSRWRLPVQGYGGVPRVVYWLAKAQAEQGDRVTILAPPGSSCPGANCIAVKVARGQGDYSPYVASHLPPDADIVHFHHQVSVPPPCPWVITVQGNSPVELQALPNKIYISRDHARRGGGTAFVYNGIDPAEFIFRERKDDYFLFLSKVSLPKKGVDVALRLAREMGFRLLVAGGTRWSLRRTGGLWNSLVAKVHFCGEVSGRAKAELIAGARALILPIRWEEPFGLVVSEALVSGTAVITAPRGAMPELVTPEVGFLCDSYDAMKDAIGRVGEVDPHACRRRVLAELTNQHMASAYRQHYQAAIAAYSAGGMRPGASAGESG, from the coding sequence ATGCATATCGTCCACGTCAGCCGCTGGCGTTTGCCGGTGCAAGGCTACGGCGGCGTGCCGCGGGTGGTCTACTGGCTCGCCAAGGCGCAAGCCGAGCAGGGCGACCGGGTGACGATCCTAGCTCCGCCGGGCAGCAGTTGCCCGGGGGCTAACTGTATCGCCGTGAAGGTTGCCAGAGGGCAGGGCGACTACAGCCCTTACGTCGCATCGCATCTCCCGCCGGATGCGGACATTGTGCACTTTCATCACCAAGTATCGGTGCCGCCACCGTGCCCGTGGGTGATCACGGTGCAGGGCAACTCGCCGGTCGAGCTGCAAGCACTGCCGAACAAGATCTACATCAGCCGCGACCACGCCCGCCGCGGCGGCGGTACGGCTTTTGTGTACAACGGCATCGATCCCGCCGAGTTCATCTTTCGCGAGCGCAAGGATGACTATTTCCTCTTTCTCTCGAAAGTGAGCCTACCCAAGAAGGGCGTGGATGTGGCGCTGCGGCTGGCGCGCGAGATGGGCTTCCGCTTGCTGGTTGCCGGCGGCACGCGTTGGAGCCTGCGGCGCACCGGCGGCCTGTGGAACAGCTTGGTGGCCAAGGTGCATTTCTGCGGCGAGGTCAGCGGTCGCGCCAAGGCCGAGCTGATCGCCGGCGCGCGCGCCCTGATTCTGCCGATTCGCTGGGAGGAGCCGTTCGGGCTGGTGGTGAGCGAGGCGTTGGTCAGCGGTACAGCGGTGATCACCGCGCCGCGGGGCGCGATGCCGGAGTTGGTGACGCCCGAGGTGGGTTTCCTATGCGACTCGTATGACGCCATGAAGGACGCCATCGGCCGCGTTGGCGAGGTCGACCCGCACGCCTGCCGTCGGCGCGTGCTGGCCGAGCTCACCAATCAGCACATGGCCAGCGCCTATCGGCAACACTATCAAGCCGCCATCGCCGCGTACTCAGCCGGTGGCATGAGGCCGGGGGCCAGTGCGGGCGAGTCCGGGTGA
- a CDS encoding DUF2029 domain-containing protein, which yields MRERCLNGLIWFGSAAGRRWLLRALLLYAVIGFFVWIRRAGDFAGYLTVGELVLAGRHIYAEAPAGINTWPPFFSLVCVPLALLAWPTPYLARGVWLLLNYGLLLLVLRLIVELVYERSLSLRADSGGLSLAAAPVLLPLLLTDRFVSGNFDHLQINIVIFALALGGLHLQRRGQVLAGSAALGAAVALKVMPLVFIPYLAYRGRWRAAGYTTMAAAAFSLSPILVFGWARFGDYLAAWRAALAVGWGVGKMNQSVFAMWDRWLGHGMVPFTVSGANYVRESGAPLVTAVSALSLVLIALLALWLFRGAPRREGWSTAAEWSVVFIVSALFGPLAWKAYLVVLLLPNTLLFAAWQCAPRAGRERTVLGMVLLTFLVLGALPSPGLVGKTLAGMLEMASTVTVATLVVLAGVLWLRARLAGEPPPRKRDEAAVLTTRMRVAEVVAP from the coding sequence GTGCGGGAGAGGTGTCTGAATGGCCTGATCTGGTTCGGTAGTGCGGCTGGGCGCCGCTGGTTGCTGCGCGCGCTGCTGCTCTATGCGGTCATCGGCTTCTTCGTCTGGATCAGGCGGGCGGGGGACTTCGCCGGTTATCTCACCGTGGGTGAGCTGGTGTTGGCCGGGCGGCACATCTACGCCGAGGCCCCCGCGGGCATCAACACCTGGCCGCCGTTCTTCAGCCTGGTCTGTGTGCCGCTGGCGCTGTTGGCGTGGCCGACGCCGTATCTGGCGCGGGGAGTGTGGCTGCTGCTGAATTACGGCCTGTTGTTGCTGGTGCTGCGCCTCATCGTGGAGCTGGTGTACGAGCGCAGCCTCAGTCTGCGGGCAGACTCCGGCGGCCTGTCGCTGGCGGCGGCGCCGGTGTTGCTGCCGCTGTTGCTCACCGACCGCTTCGTCAGCGGCAACTTCGATCACTTGCAGATCAACATTGTGATTTTCGCACTCGCGCTCGGCGGGTTGCACTTGCAGCGGCGCGGGCAGGTGCTGGCCGGCAGCGCCGCGCTGGGCGCGGCGGTGGCGCTGAAAGTGATGCCGCTCGTGTTCATCCCCTACCTGGCCTATCGCGGCCGCTGGCGCGCGGCTGGCTATACCACGATGGCGGCGGCCGCGTTCTCGCTCAGTCCGATCCTGGTGTTCGGCTGGGCGCGCTTCGGCGACTACCTGGCGGCATGGCGCGCGGCGCTGGCGGTGGGTTGGGGTGTCGGCAAGATGAACCAGTCGGTGTTCGCGATGTGGGATCGCTGGCTGGGTCATGGAATGGTGCCGTTCACCGTAAGCGGCGCCAACTACGTGCGCGAGTCGGGTGCACCGCTGGTAACGGCGGTGTCGGCGTTGTCGCTCGTGCTGATCGCGCTGCTGGCGCTCTGGCTCTTCCGCGGCGCTCCGCGAAGGGAGGGCTGGAGCACGGCCGCGGAATGGAGCGTGGTGTTCATCGTCTCCGCGCTCTTTGGGCCGCTGGCGTGGAAGGCGTATCTGGTTGTGCTATTGCTGCCCAATACGTTGTTGTTTGCGGCCTGGCAGTGCGCGCCGCGAGCCGGCCGCGAGCGCACGGTGCTCGGCATGGTGCTGCTCACTTTTCTCGTTCTCGGAGCATTGCCCTCCCCAGGCTTGGTGGGCAAGACGCTGGCGGGAATGCTGGAGATGGCCTCGACGGTGACGGTGGCTACGCTGGTGGTGCTGGCAGGGGTGTTGTGGTTGCGGGCGAGGCTCGCCGGCGAGCCGCCGCCGCGCAAGCGAGATGAGGCGGCCGTGCTGACTACAAGAATGCGGGTTGCCGAAGTAGTGGCGCCATGA
- a CDS encoding class I SAM-dependent methyltransferase — protein MSERLLGAIARLARDLRRGTVLDLPGASGAVRSVLEPLGFRVVAGDLFKVAGSPMVGRIVQCDMAESLPLRTASVDHAVCCEGIEHISDAFGLLREFARVIRCGGALILTTPNTLKLRARMAFLLGGQLNLRSALDEASCFMGERNGRIFHGHVFLRSYFQLRYLLHHAGFRIRALACSRVSPTAVMLSPLVPLVWLATARVYQLEGRRRSGADRREIIRHALSPAMLYSKNLVLLAERVGQRS, from the coding sequence ATGAGTGAGCGGTTGCTGGGAGCCATCGCGCGGCTGGCGCGCGATCTGAGGCGCGGGACGGTGCTCGATCTCCCCGGCGCTTCCGGCGCAGTGCGAAGCGTGCTGGAGCCGCTCGGGTTTCGGGTGGTGGCGGGCGATCTTTTCAAAGTGGCGGGCAGCCCGATGGTGGGCCGGATCGTGCAATGCGATATGGCCGAGTCGCTGCCGCTTCGGACGGCGAGCGTCGACCACGCCGTGTGTTGCGAAGGTATCGAGCACATCTCGGACGCTTTCGGCCTGTTGCGCGAGTTCGCACGCGTGATCCGATGCGGCGGCGCGCTGATCCTGACCACGCCGAACACGCTCAAGCTACGCGCCCGCATGGCCTTCCTGCTGGGGGGCCAGCTAAACTTGCGCAGCGCGCTCGATGAGGCGAGCTGCTTCATGGGCGAACGCAACGGCCGCATCTTTCATGGGCACGTGTTCTTGCGGTCCTACTTCCAGCTCCGTTATCTGCTGCACCACGCCGGTTTCCGGATCCGCGCGCTGGCGTGCTCGCGGGTCAGCCCGACGGCCGTCATGCTGAGTCCGCTGGTGCCGTTAGTATGGCTGGCGACGGCGCGCGTGTATCAGCTCGAAGGGCGCCGCCGTTCGGGGGCGGATCGGCGCGAGATTATACGCCACGCGCTTTCGCCGGCGATGCTGTACTCGAAGAACTTGGTGCTGCTGGCGGAACGGGTAGGCCAGCGCTCATGA
- a CDS encoding glycosyltransferase family 9 protein: protein MTVSAQRILVVLHGAIGDVVRALPLINRLRTGYPAAGIVWAVEPTAAPLLEHHPAIDEIIIFERQRGARAFVEFVRRVHAVGADLTLDLQRHLKSGVVSWASGAPVRLGFHRRNCKEGNWLFNNRHLPAVEHFSSKLRQYQAFADVLGLPATPIRFGLSATEAERERVAGMLPGVTAPLAVIFVGSTWPSRFWFAEANAEVARGLAQRGLQPVLVGAPSEGEFAGEVERLSEGAVVNLAGQTQLRDLIALFERCVVALGPDSGPMHLAAAMRCRVVSLWGATSPRRSAPFGSEDLVIEGQAPCVPCYRRRCTIGRLCMQSITPAAVLAKVDEAVARAKVLATESGGS from the coding sequence ATGACCGTTTCCGCCCAACGCATTCTCGTCGTCTTGCACGGCGCCATCGGCGACGTGGTGCGGGCTTTGCCCCTGATCAATCGCCTGCGCACGGGCTACCCGGCGGCCGGCATTGTCTGGGCCGTCGAGCCGACAGCCGCGCCGTTGCTCGAACATCATCCGGCGATCGACGAGATCATCATCTTCGAGCGCCAGCGGGGCGCGCGGGCTTTCGTCGAGTTCGTTCGCCGGGTGCACGCTGTTGGGGCAGACCTCACCCTCGACCTGCAGCGCCATCTCAAGAGCGGAGTGGTGAGTTGGGCGTCAGGCGCACCGGTGCGCCTCGGATTTCACCGGCGCAACTGCAAGGAAGGCAACTGGCTGTTCAACAACCGGCACCTGCCGGCGGTCGAGCACTTCAGCTCCAAGCTGCGCCAGTATCAGGCGTTTGCCGATGTTCTGGGCCTGCCGGCTACCCCGATTCGATTCGGGCTCAGCGCCACTGAGGCCGAACGCGAGCGGGTGGCCGGCATGCTGCCCGGGGTGACGGCGCCGCTGGCGGTGATCTTCGTCGGCTCAACCTGGCCGAGTCGATTCTGGTTTGCCGAGGCCAATGCCGAGGTGGCGCGCGGCCTAGCCCAACGCGGCTTGCAGCCGGTGCTGGTCGGCGCTCCGAGCGAAGGCGAGTTCGCCGGCGAAGTGGAGCGACTGTCTGAGGGGGCGGTGGTCAATCTCGCCGGCCAGACGCAGTTGCGCGATCTCATCGCGCTATTCGAGCGTTGCGTCGTCGCACTCGGACCCGATTCCGGCCCGATGCATCTGGCCGCTGCGATGCGCTGCCGCGTGGTATCGCTGTGGGGCGCTACCAGCCCGCGCCGCTCCGCACCTTTCGGCTCGGAAGATCTAGTCATCGAAGGCCAGGCGCCGTGCGTGCCGTGCTACCGGCGCCGCTGCACCATCGGCCGGCTCTGCATGCAATCCATCACGCCGGCAGCCGTGCTGGCCAAGGTGGACGAGGCCGTCGCTCGCGCGAAGGTCTTGGCGACGGAGTCGGGGGGTTCCTGA